One segment of Marvinbryantia formatexigens DSM 14469 DNA contains the following:
- a CDS encoding DUF6440 family protein: protein MKNRKCILILAVLAAFLLTGCSSDFFEPVFTNHRFECVGSLDDIDIPMDHDDYVYQIRDTETGVNYICIAGHYRASICPMYDADGQVVVTN, encoded by the coding sequence ATGAAAAACCGAAAATGCATATTAATTCTGGCGGTATTAGCTGCTTTCTTATTAACGGGCTGTAGTTCTGACTTTTTCGAACCAGTTTTTACAAACCATCGTTTCGAGTGTGTAGGCTCCCTTGATGATATTGATATTCCGATGGATCATGACGACTACGTCTATCAGATACGCGACACTGAGACTGGCGTAAATTATATTTGCATAGCCGGGCATTACAGAGCCAGTATTTGTCCGATGTACGACGCTGATGGACAGGTTGTCGTGACTAATTGA